In Excalfactoria chinensis isolate bCotChi1 chromosome 3, bCotChi1.hap2, whole genome shotgun sequence, one DNA window encodes the following:
- the CCDC25 gene encoding coiled-coil domain-containing protein 25 — protein MVFYFTSSVVPTVYTIYMGKDKYENEDLIKYGWPEDIWFHVDKLSSAHVYLRLHKGQTVDDIPKEVLIDCAHLVKANSIQGCKMNNVNVVYTPWTNLKKTADMDVGQIGFHRQKDVKMLTVEKKVNEILNRLEKTKVERFPDLAAEKEARDREERNEKKAQIQEMKRKEKEEMKKKKELEELRSYSSLMKAENMSSNQDGNDSDDFM, from the exons TTGTCCCGACTGTTTACACCATTTACATGGGAAAAGACAAGTATGAAA atgAAGATCTAATAAAATACGGCTGGCCTGAAGATATCTG GTTTCATGTGGATAAGCTCTCTTCTGCACACGTGTATCTTCGGTTGCACAAG GGGCAGACGGTGGATGACATTCCTAAAGAAGTTCTGATAGACTGTGCCCACCTGGTGAAGGCTAACAGCATCCAAG GTTGCAAGATGAACAATGTCAACGTGGTGTACACGCCATGGACCAACCTGAAGAAGACTGCAGACATGGATGTGGGGCAGATTGGGTTTCACAGGCAGAAGGAT GTGAAAATGCTGACGGTGGAGAAGAAGGTGAATGAGATACTGAACCGATTAGAGAAGACAAAAGTGGAGCGTTTCCCAGACCTGGCTGCTGAGAAGGAAGCCCGtgacagagaagagaggaatgaGAAGAAAGCCCAAATCCAGGAGATGAAGcggaaggaaaaggaagagatgaagaagaagaaagagctgGAAGAACTTAG GAGCTACTCATCGTTAATGAAGGCTGAGAACATGTCCTCCAATCAG GATGGCAACGATTCTGATGACTTTATGTAA